GACCCTGAACCTGTTCAAAAAATGCAACATAAGGAAGAAGATCGTACATTTGTCCGGGACCAAACATGGCGTAAAAGTGAACCAAACAATAGTGAAATAAAGAACAAATCAATTGGTGTTGAAATGGAGCATTTGATTAAAATGCTATCCAATCAAAATGTAGAAGCAAATCACCTACCGAAAGAAATTGTACGTGTTGAGTCAATACTTGAGGAACGTGGTATAAACCGAGAAATAAGGGCTGATGTATCGAAGAAGCTTCTTAGAATGTGGTACAAGCAGGATTCCGAACAAGTAGCGAGCCGTTCAATAAACAAATGGCTTAAAGAAATCTTGCTTGAGTTATTGCCTAATGAAGAATTTGGTGGATTTAAATATGATAAGAAATTTCTAAATTTAATAGGGCCAACAGGCGTAGGAAAGACAACGACAATAGCAAAAATAGCTGCAGATGCAGTTCTGAACAAACAAAAGAAAGCAGCAATGATTACTACTGATACGTACCGAATAGCTGCAATAGACCAATTGAAAACATATGCAGAGCTCTTAAATGTTCCTCTAGAAGTTGCGTATAACAGAGATGATTTCAAAAAAGCTCAAGAGCAATTCAAAGATTATGACGTCATACTCGTTGACTCTGCAGGTCGGAACTTTAAGAATGCCCAGTATGTGACAGACCTTGAAAATGTCTATCAGTTTGATGAGGATATGGAAAATTACCTTGTGCTTTCTTTAACTTCTAAGTACTCGGATATGGCTGAAATTGTTAAACAATTCGAACATGTACCCATAAGTAAACTGCTTTTTACAAAGAAGGATGAAACAGACTCATTTGGTGATATGTTAAATATCACTTATGAAACAGGGTTACCGATCGCATATATAACAATTGGTCAAAATGTACCAGATGATATTAATGAAGTTACACCACAGCAAATTGTGGACCTATTGATCGGAGATGGTCCACTTGCGTGATCAGGCTGAAATGCTTAGGCAAAGGTTGAACAATGAATCAAGAACTGCCAAAGTGTGTGCTGTTGTCAGTGGGAAAGGTGGAGTTGGTAAATCCAATTTCACCGTGAATCTCGCTCTTTCACTCATTCAATCTGGCTCGAAAGTCTTATTATTGGATTTGGATATTGGAATGGCCAACTTAGATATCTTGATGGGTGTTCATTCTAAATATACGATCGTTGATATGGTTGAGGAAGAAAGACCGATTATAGAAATGATCGAAACAGGACCTGGAGGGCTTGAATTTATTGCTGGGGGAAATGGACTGAATCATCTCTTTCAACTCAATGACCGTCAATTCAACCATTTTTGCGAACAGATCAACAACATTCAAGATTCCTATGATTATATATTCTTAGATATGGCGGCAGGGGCTTCAAAAGATGGATTGCAATTCATCACAGCAGCTGATCAAATTTTGCTCATCACGACACCAGAGCCTACTGCAATCACTGATGCGTATGCAATGCTTAAATTCGTTCATAAACAAGACCCAAATGTAAATGTGTCCATCACTGTAAATAGAGCTGAAAACCACGCCGAAGGAATAGATATTGCGGATCGCGTACAATATGCATCCCGCCAATTTCTTCAAAAGGAACTTTCTTTACTGGGCGTGTTGCCCGAAGATCCTTCAGTGTTTAAGGCGGTAAAAGTTCAACAGCCTTATCTCTTATATGATCCAAACACTAAAATTTCGAAAGCTATGTTACAGATGACGACCACGTTCAAAAATGGTTCTGAGTATAATCGAACTGCAAAGGATGACGGGTTTATCCAAAAGCTTACGAGATACTTTAAAAGAAAGCAGGGGGTCAAATGAACATAATTAACGTATTAATTGTAGATGATTCAGCATTCATGCGGAAAGTCTTATCTGACCTCCTCTCAAGTGATCCATCCATTAAAGTTGTAGGAACGGCTCGGAATGGAGCAGATGCTCTCGATAAAGTACCGAAACTGAAACCAGACGTCATAACTTTAGATGTGGAAATGCCAATTATGGATGGTCTTCAAACATTGAAAGTTATTGTCGATCAATACGCTATACCTGTCATTATGGTGAGTAGTGTTACAAAGGCAGGAACAACACAAACGATTGAAGCGATGCAAAGCGGTGCAATTGACTTTATTTCTAAGCCATCTGGATCCATCTCGTTAGACATACATAAAGTGCAAGACGAACTTATTCAAAAGGTAAAAGTTGCTTCAAAAGTTAAAATACCAAAAGAATTTAAAGAATTGCCGCCTACAAGCCCAAAGCCTCTTGTAGCAAAGTACTTACTTGACGATAAGAAAAAAGGGGAGTCAATTAGAAAAAAAATTATCACGATTGGCACATCAACGGGTGGACCAAAGGCTTTAGTAGAGGTTATTTCCAAACTTCCTAAAGACCTTAATGCACCTGTAGTAGTTGTACAACACATGCCAAAGGGTTTCACAAAATCATTAGCAGAACGATTGAATAAATTATCAGAATTGAATGTGAAAGAAGCTGTACATGGAGAGATCATACACGATGGCTGGGTATATGTAGCGCCAGGCGGATCTCATTTAAAGATCGAACAACAAAAGGAAGAGCTCATTGTTTCCTTAGACGATGATACACCACCAACAAGGGGACATCGACCTTCAGTTGATGAAATGTATTTCAGTCTTTCCAAACTGAAAGAAGTTGAAAAAATTGCCGTAATTATGACGGGGATGGGCACAGATGGTACGAATGGACTTCTTTCCTTAAAGAACGATTCAAGAACAATAGCGATAGCTGAATCGGAAGCTTCATGTATCGTTTATGGTATGCCAAGATCTGCTATTGCTACAAGACAAGTAGATGATATCGTTCCAGTTAAAGAAATTGCGAGTCGAATCGTACATCACTTAAAGTAGGAGGGTCAATCAATATGGATATGAATCAATATTTAGATGTGTTTGTCGAAGAAAGTAGAGAACATTTGCAAGCAATAAATGAACATATGATGAAGCTTGAAAATTCTCCTACAGATCTTTCAATAATTAATGATATCTTTCGCTCAGCGCATACATTAAAAGGCATGTCTGCCACGATGGGATACGAAGATTTGGCAAGCCTTACCCATCAAATGGAAAATGTACTTGATGCAATCAGACAAGAGAAAATCACTGTTAAAGACATGACGGTAGATGCACTATTTGAATCTGTGGATCACTTAGAAGCTATGGTGGAATCAATCATTGCTGGTGGAGACGGGAAACGGGATGTAAGTGAAATCGTTGGAAATCTTAACCATATTGAAACGGGCAAAGCGGATACGACCATTGACAATCACCAACCCTCACAAATGGGTGGAGAGTTAGACGAATTTCAAAGGTCTATTCTTCAACAATCTGTTGAACAAGGACTTCAACCCTTCTCTGTTACTGTTGAGCTCGAAAAGAGCTGTATGTTAAAAGCAGTAAGAGTTTATATGATTTTTGAAGTCATTGAACAAATTTCTGAAGTCATTCAATCTACCCCATCGGTCAGCGACCTTGAAGAAGAGAAGTTTGAACAATCATTTACGGTCACACTCATATCTGAGTCAAAGGCAAATGAAATTAAAGATAAGATTAGCAACGTCTCTGAAGTGGACAATGTATCTGTAACACCAATAGAGGTTGGTCAATTGAGCAATGTTGAATCGGCTGCTGCTATTGAAGTAGAGCAACCTGAAATGAAGAAGAAAGAAACAGATGCACCTAAAGAGAACACAAATAAACCTGTTAATAACAAAACAATGCGGGTTAATATTAGTAGACTCGATGCTTTAATGAATTTATTTGAAGAACTTGTCATTGATCGAGGGCGGTTAGAAGCATTAGCGAAAGATATTGACAATAGTAGTTTGACAGACACTGTTGAACACATTACTCGTTTAACCGGAGATTTACAAGATTCATTGCTAACGATGCGAATGGTTCCGATAGATCAAGTATTTAATCGTTTCCCACGCATGATTAGAAGCTTATCAAAAGAGCTTGGAAAGAAAATTAATTTCACAATTACAGGTGGAGAAACAGAACTGGATCGTACTGTTATTGATGAAATTGGAGACCCTCTTGTACATTTACTTCGGAATTCGGTTGATCATGGTATTGAAATGCCTGAAAAGCGAGTAAAAGCAGAGAAACCTGAGGAGGGTACCATTTCTTTAACTGCTTATCATAGTGGTAACCACATTTATATCGAGATAGAAGATGATGGTGGAGGTATTAATAGAGAGAAAGTACTCGAGAAAGCAATCGAAAATAATATCGTTAAAGAATCTATGGCAGACGGAATGGAAGATCATGAAGTTTATCAGTTGTTGTTCGCTTCAGGGTTCAGCACTGCTGATACAGTTTCTGATATATCCGGGAGAGGTGTAGGACTCGATGTCGTTAAAAGTAAGATAGAGTCTCTCGGTGGATCTATATCTGTAACCTCTAAAACAGGTGAAGGGTCTAAATTTGCAATTGAACTACCTCTTACATTATCTATTTTGTCCGTTATGTTGATTACGACAGGATCAGAAACATATGCCATACCATTATCGAACATTGTAGAAAGTATTATGATCCCTAAGAGTGAGGTATTGAAGGCACATAATCAACTCGTCATTGATTTTCGTGGCAGAGTGGTTCCTCTCCTCTCCCTTAAAGAAGTGTTAGGTGTAGAAGGTACTTCTAAGGAGAAAGATCAATATTCAATCGTAGTCGTAAGAAAAGGTGATCAGATGGCTGCATTAATCGTTGATGATTTTATTAGTCAGCAGGAGGTTGTGCTTAAGCCATTAGGTGATTATTTAGCGAATGTATTTGCAATTTCTGGCGCAACAATTCTTGGCGATGGAAAGGTGTCATTAATTCTAGATTGTAATGATTTGATCAAATAAGGGAGGATTTATTATGTCAGAATTGAAAACAGTAGAAACAGAGATGAAAGCAATTGTATTCCAATTGATGGATGAGGAATATGGCGTTGATGTCCATCAAGTACGCTCAATTGAACGTATGCAAGAAATAACCAGAGTTCCAAGAACGCCCTCCTTTGTGAAAGGAGTCATTAATCTCCGAGGTATCGTAACACCTGTCATTGATTTAAGAAGTCGCTTTGATTTAGAAGAATCTGAACATACGGAAGAAACCAGAATCATCATTGTCAATGCAAATGATATTGAAGTCGGAATGATCGTTGACGCCGCAAATGATGTCATTGATGTTCCTGTGAATGCCGTTGAACAAGCCCCTAAAGTCGTTGGAGGCGTTGATGCAGAATACTTGGACGGAGTAGCTAAACTTGAAAAAAGACTCCTTATACTATTAAATCTTGAAAAGGTACTGAACCCTGAAGAAATGGATTCGTTAAGGAATTTTAAGGAGCAAAGTGAATGATCACGCCGGAACGATTATCTGACTTGCACAAAGATATTCTAAAAGAAATTGGGAATATCGGAGCAGGTCATGCTGCAACAGCATTATCCGGTTTAGTTAATAAAGCAATAGATATGCATGTCCCTTCAGTTAAATTAGCTCGCTTCCATGAAGTGACAGATTTGGTGGGTGGTGAAGAAACAGTAGTTGCAGCCACCTTCCTTAGAGTAACTGGTGATGCACCAGGGAATATGTTTTTTATTTTGACAATTGACGAAGCAGTTTCCTACTTGAAAGATTTAACGGGAGATAACCGGATCGATGAAGAAAGTATTCTTGCTTGTGATATGACTAGGTCAGCATTACAAGAAACTGGGAATATATTAGCGGGATCATATCTATCATCATTTTCCGACTTTACAGGCTTACATTTATCTCCATCAGTACCTCATTTAACTGTGGACATGGCGGGGGCGATTTTATCCGCAGGACTCGTAGAAATGTCACAGGTGAGTGATTATGCAATCATCATTGATACACAATTAAAGGAATCAGAGGGTGAACGGACAGGAATTGATGGACATTTTCTGTTACTCCCTGATCCGGACTCATTCGAAAAAATCTTCTACTCACTTGGAGTCCCGTTAGATGAATAAAACAAAGACTGAAACCATTCAGGTGAAAATTTCAGATTATCAGCTTGCTCAACCGTCTCAAATACTGAAAACAACTGGATTAGGATCTTGCATTGGCGTAGTAATTTATCATCCATCTAAACAAGTAGCAGGCATGGCACATGTGATGCTTCCGAGTTCAAAGCTATCAAAAGGCAGTACGTTTAATTTAGCAAAATACGCAGATACAGCAATACCAGAAATGGTCAATGAAATGAAACAAACCTTTAAGGTGAGTCCAACGCAATTAATTGCCAAAATGGCTGGTGGCGCTCAAATGTTTCAATTTACTGGGAAGAGTGAAGCATTACGAGTGGGACCTAGAAATGCTGAAGCAGTTAAGGAAGCGTTGGAAATATTGAAGATACCACTCGTTGCTGAAGATGTTGGTGGACAGAACGGCAGAACAATTGAATTCAACACAGATGACAATATGCTTTCTATAAGGACAATCCATAAAGGGATCACAACCATATAGAAGTATCCATGGATGGAAGAGTATGATGACAAGGAGGGATAGGATGCGTAAGGGGGCGACTTCTGAAGCGAATACACATTGGGAAAACTGGGCAAAGTTTCGTGATAAAGATTCGTGTGAGGCATTATTGGAATTACATTTACCTCTAGTTCAGTATCACGTACAACGTATCGCAGTCGGATTACCAAGGAATGTCAACAAGGATGAATTACGTAGCCATGGTCTTTTAGGGTTGTATGATGCCTTGAAGAAATTCGATCCAACAAGGGATTTGAAGTTCGACACATATGCTTCATTCCGTATAAGAGGTGCAATCTTAGATGGTCTGCGAAGAGAAGATTGGCTGCCACGTTCATTGAGGGAAAAGACAAAGAAAATCGAATCTGCGATTGAGAGAATGGAACAGGAGAGAATGCGATCTGTCAGTGCTGCAGAAGTTGCTGAGGAAATCAACTTTTCTGAGGAAGAAGTACTGACGATTATGTCAGAGAGTTTCTTAGCGAATGTCCTTTCAATTGATGAAGAGAACAAAGATAGTGACACAAGTGAAAAAGTAGGATATACAATAGAAGATAAGAAAGTAGAAACACCTGAAAACCTTATGTTAACAGGTGAATTACATACTCACCTTGCGGAAGTGATCAAAGAATTGAATGAGAAAGAGCAACTCGTTGTGAGTTTGTTCTATTATGAAGAATTAACACTAACAGAAATTGGACACGTACTAGGCTTGTCAACTTCTCGTATTTCACAAATCCATTCGAAATCACTTTTTAAACTTAAAGGTGTACTTAAGAAGTATTTGAATTAAAGACGAACAGAATGTCGCTTTTAGTTGATCATTTCATAGAACAAAACATCCTTATAGGAAAAGTCATGAGGCTGGGTGTAACTACATTGTCAACTACATGATTGTTGAAGGGCTGAACCAAAGAAAGTTTTGGTAAGCCCTCTTTCAGTATCTGCATCTCATTTATTAGGGGGGAATATTGTGGGGATTGATCTCATTTCAGAAAGTGTTCAGTTGAAAGTTAAAGAGAATGGCATGAGTGCCATTCTTGTTCCAACTTCGTCCGTTAAGGAAGCGGTTACATTAGATGCTCTTCTTGATTTCCTAACGGATAACCAAATTATTTATGGAATTAATCTGGATGTCTTGGAGTCAATTGTAGTTGACTTAGATAACTGGAACGAGCCGATTAAGATTGCAGAAGGTATGAAACCAGTAGACGGT
This Pseudalkalibacillus berkeleyi DNA region includes the following protein-coding sequences:
- the flhF gene encoding flagellar biosynthesis protein FlhF; translated protein: MKIKKYIAPTMPEAMRKIRNDLGSNAVILNSKEIRTGGILGFFTKPSLEVVAALDPEPVQKMQHKEEDRTFVRDQTWRKSEPNNSEIKNKSIGVEMEHLIKMLSNQNVEANHLPKEIVRVESILEERGINREIRADVSKKLLRMWYKQDSEQVASRSINKWLKEILLELLPNEEFGGFKYDKKFLNLIGPTGVGKTTTIAKIAADAVLNKQKKAAMITTDTYRIAAIDQLKTYAELLNVPLEVAYNRDDFKKAQEQFKDYDVILVDSAGRNFKNAQYVTDLENVYQFDEDMENYLVLSLTSKYSDMAEIVKQFEHVPISKLLFTKKDETDSFGDMLNITYETGLPIAYITIGQNVPDDINEVTPQQIVDLLIGDGPLA
- a CDS encoding MinD/ParA family protein; this translates as MRDQAEMLRQRLNNESRTAKVCAVVSGKGGVGKSNFTVNLALSLIQSGSKVLLLDLDIGMANLDILMGVHSKYTIVDMVEEERPIIEMIETGPGGLEFIAGGNGLNHLFQLNDRQFNHFCEQINNIQDSYDYIFLDMAAGASKDGLQFITAADQILLITTPEPTAITDAYAMLKFVHKQDPNVNVSITVNRAENHAEGIDIADRVQYASRQFLQKELSLLGVLPEDPSVFKAVKVQQPYLLYDPNTKISKAMLQMTTTFKNGSEYNRTAKDDGFIQKLTRYFKRKQGVK
- a CDS encoding protein-glutamate methylesterase/protein-glutamine glutaminase, which encodes MNIINVLIVDDSAFMRKVLSDLLSSDPSIKVVGTARNGADALDKVPKLKPDVITLDVEMPIMDGLQTLKVIVDQYAIPVIMVSSVTKAGTTQTIEAMQSGAIDFISKPSGSISLDIHKVQDELIQKVKVASKVKIPKEFKELPPTSPKPLVAKYLLDDKKKGESIRKKIITIGTSTGGPKALVEVISKLPKDLNAPVVVVQHMPKGFTKSLAERLNKLSELNVKEAVHGEIIHDGWVYVAPGGSHLKIEQQKEELIVSLDDDTPPTRGHRPSVDEMYFSLSKLKEVEKIAVIMTGMGTDGTNGLLSLKNDSRTIAIAESEASCIVYGMPRSAIATRQVDDIVPVKEIASRIVHHLK
- a CDS encoding chemotaxis protein CheA, with the protein product MDMNQYLDVFVEESREHLQAINEHMMKLENSPTDLSIINDIFRSAHTLKGMSATMGYEDLASLTHQMENVLDAIRQEKITVKDMTVDALFESVDHLEAMVESIIAGGDGKRDVSEIVGNLNHIETGKADTTIDNHQPSQMGGELDEFQRSILQQSVEQGLQPFSVTVELEKSCMLKAVRVYMIFEVIEQISEVIQSTPSVSDLEEEKFEQSFTVTLISESKANEIKDKISNVSEVDNVSVTPIEVGQLSNVESAAAIEVEQPEMKKKETDAPKENTNKPVNNKTMRVNISRLDALMNLFEELVIDRGRLEALAKDIDNSSLTDTVEHITRLTGDLQDSLLTMRMVPIDQVFNRFPRMIRSLSKELGKKINFTITGGETELDRTVIDEIGDPLVHLLRNSVDHGIEMPEKRVKAEKPEEGTISLTAYHSGNHIYIEIEDDGGGINREKVLEKAIENNIVKESMADGMEDHEVYQLLFASGFSTADTVSDISGRGVGLDVVKSKIESLGGSISVTSKTGEGSKFAIELPLTLSILSVMLITTGSETYAIPLSNIVESIMIPKSEVLKAHNQLVIDFRGRVVPLLSLKEVLGVEGTSKEKDQYSIVVVRKGDQMAALIVDDFISQQEVVLKPLGDYLANVFAISGATILGDGKVSLILDCNDLIK
- a CDS encoding chemotaxis protein CheW translates to MSELKTVETEMKAIVFQLMDEEYGVDVHQVRSIERMQEITRVPRTPSFVKGVINLRGIVTPVIDLRSRFDLEESEHTEETRIIIVNANDIEVGMIVDAANDVIDVPVNAVEQAPKVVGGVDAEYLDGVAKLEKRLLILLNLEKVLNPEEMDSLRNFKEQSE
- a CDS encoding chemotaxis protein CheC; amino-acid sequence: MITPERLSDLHKDILKEIGNIGAGHAATALSGLVNKAIDMHVPSVKLARFHEVTDLVGGEETVVAATFLRVTGDAPGNMFFILTIDEAVSYLKDLTGDNRIDEESILACDMTRSALQETGNILAGSYLSSFSDFTGLHLSPSVPHLTVDMAGAILSAGLVEMSQVSDYAIIIDTQLKESEGERTGIDGHFLLLPDPDSFEKIFYSLGVPLDE
- a CDS encoding chemotaxis protein CheD, with product MNKTKTETIQVKISDYQLAQPSQILKTTGLGSCIGVVIYHPSKQVAGMAHVMLPSSKLSKGSTFNLAKYADTAIPEMVNEMKQTFKVSPTQLIAKMAGGAQMFQFTGKSEALRVGPRNAEAVKEALEILKIPLVAEDVGGQNGRTIEFNTDDNMLSIRTIHKGITTI
- a CDS encoding FliA/WhiG family RNA polymerase sigma factor — protein: MRKGATSEANTHWENWAKFRDKDSCEALLELHLPLVQYHVQRIAVGLPRNVNKDELRSHGLLGLYDALKKFDPTRDLKFDTYASFRIRGAILDGLRREDWLPRSLREKTKKIESAIERMEQERMRSVSAAEVAEEINFSEEEVLTIMSESFLANVLSIDEENKDSDTSEKVGYTIEDKKVETPENLMLTGELHTHLAEVIKELNEKEQLVVSLFYYEELTLTEIGHVLGLSTSRISQIHSKSLFKLKGVLKKYLN